One Electrophorus electricus isolate fEleEle1 chromosome 10, fEleEle1.pri, whole genome shotgun sequence genomic region harbors:
- the idi1 gene encoding isopentenyl-diphosphate Delta-isomerase 1, whose amino-acid sequence MARALWAGPWAGLRAVSHKAATSIKPRVSSLRSAPGRHSPVWRGLASEAGGLRGWTTMPGVNTDNLDDKQVQLLAEMCILVDEGDRETGADSKKNCHLNSNINNGLLHRAFSVFLFNSEEKLLLQQRSDAKITFPGCFTNTCCSHPLHCPRELEENSALGVKRAAQRRLQAELGIPMDQVTPEEMTYLTRIHYKAQSDGVWGEHEIDYILFLQKDVELQPDPNEVKSHRYVSKEELREVLAEALRGEVQITPWFSLIADTFLFDWWDNLQDLKKFMDHTHIHRM is encoded by the exons ATGGCGCGCGCGCTGTGGGCGGGGCCGTGGGCGGGGCTGCGGGCCGTGAGCCACAAGGCTGCGACGTCAATAAAGCCACGTGTCTCCTCGTTAAGATCCGCTCCTGGCCGCCACTCGCCGGTTTGGAGAGGTCTTGCGAG CGAGGCCGGAGGTCTGCGCGGGTGGACAACCATGCCGGGCGTAAACACGGACAACCTGGACGACAAGCAGGTCCAGCTGCTCGCGGAGATGTGCATCCTAGTGGACGAGGGCGACAGGGAAACCGGGGCTGACAGCAAGAAGAACTGTCACCTCAACTCCAACATCAACAACG gaCTGCTGCATCGGGCTTTCAGCGTGTTCCTGTTTAACAGTGAAGAAAAGCTGCTCTTGCAACAGCGCTCGGATGCCAAGATCACGTTCCCCG GATGCTTTACCAACACCTGCTGCAGTCACCCCCTGCACTGCCccagggagctggaggagaacaGTGCCCTTGGGGTCAAGCGCGCCGCCCAAAGAAGGCTGCAGGCGGAACTGGGCATCCCCATGGACCAG GTGACCCCAGAGGAGATGACCTATTTGACCCGCATCCACTATAAGGCCCAATCGGACGGCGTCTGGGGGGAGCATGAGATTGATTACATCCTGTTCCTGCAGAAGGACGTGGAGCTGCAGCCAGACCCCAACGAGGTGAAGAGTCACCGCTACGTCTCCAAGGAGGAGCTGAGGGAGGTGCTAGCGGAGGCACTGAGGGGTGAGGTGCAGATCACGCCCTGGTTCAGCCTCATTGCCGACACCTTCCTCTTCGACTGGTGGGACAACCTGCAGGACCTGAAGAAATTCATGGATCACACGCACATTCATCGCATGTGA